The nucleotide window aaaaaccaaaaacaatcaacccaaaaccaaaaaaaaaaaaaaaaaattccacaagcGCGGGTCCCCACCAGCCGGAAAAATAACCAGAAATTCCCAGGGCGGCACCGACCCCCAGCGTTTGTCATCAGCCCCTTTCCGGTCGTTCCGGTGCTGGTGACTACAAAACCGACACCCTTCCCCCCGCCGCGGAGGCGGCTCGGCGgttcttttaaatttttgtaattttgcaCTCGCGGTTATCTGGAGGCCGCAGCAGGGCCAAGTTTATTGTTGGCGGCGCGCTGCGCGCTCCGCCGGCGGGGCTGGGTCCGGCGGCGCGGGGCCCTGCAGCGCGCGGAGCCGCCGCCAGGGGGAGCCGCGCACCCGCCGATCGCCGCAGCGCCCCGCGCCTGTCCCGGGCCCCGGTTTTGGGCTGGGTGTAGCTATTCCTTGGGGAGAACACTGAACGGGAAAAAGTGGCTTTTCAAACAGGGGACTTAATGTATAAGTCCAGGAGGGGATTAATTAATGTATCAAGGAGTCtgaagaggatggagccaggttTTTCTCAGTGGTGCCAGACACCAATTCACCTgaaattccacctgaacatgaggaagaactttactGTGAAGGTGACTGAGCATTGCAACAGATTGCCCAGTGTggttgtggagtctccttcCTTGGAGACATCCAAAagccatctggacacaatcctgagAAGCCATCTCTGGGATGACTGTgtttgagcagggaggttgggcCAGGTGACCCACTGTGTTCCCTTTTAACCTGACCCACTCTGTGATTCTTGCTCTAGGTACAAGGCAGAATGAATTAATTGGGAGAAAAGTAATAAAGCTGGAGTGGGAAAAGACAAAGCttccacagaaataaatgtggTACTGGTTTCACAGATGGACATCATGTTTGCAAACATATGTTGCTAATCTGAATTTGTCATTCTGACACCAAAACTAACGTGGGGAAATACGCTGCATACTTTTGACTGACAAACATAACAGAGAATATAAATTTTGTTGGTTCTGTGAGTTTTGACAGTAGAGAAGAAGTTTTCCCTTAAAATCAAGGTGCTCCTCACTGAGAGGGTACAGTTGAACTCAAGGGCAGCTTTGTGGTTTGGCACatctgcactgagctgtgttGGTGTCGGGTGGACTGTATGTGTTGGCCAACTCTTCCCTTGGTGAAGTCAGGCCTCGGGAGTCTGCCTGAGAGATCCCTGCTGATGCCAGTGGGAGTTGGCACAGATTGGTGCTGAGAGGACAGTGACCCTTTGCCAGCAGAACTGATTTTGTATTGCAAATGCTGGGACTGTCCTAGGGAAAACAGAAGTGTATGGTGGTTGATTTAGTCTGGAGGATGGACCCCTATTTTTAAGGTGGTGCAGAATTTGTTTtcaatgctatttttttttttttttcactgtatttaaTTGTAATAGGCCGGGTACCGTGGCTCTGCGTGAAATCAGGCGCTATCAAAAGTCCACCGAACTTTTGATCCGCAAACTCCCCTTCCAGCGTCTGGTGCGTGAAATTGCTCAGGACTTCAAGACAGATCTGCGCTTCCAGAGCGCTGCCATCGGTGCTTTGCAGGTGAGCCTGGCAGGGTCCCGGCCGGGATTCCCGGGATTCCCGgagccccgccccgctcccccaTTGGCCAGCCTGTTTCCAGGGCCAGTTTGGGATCCCTCTGATTGGTGGAGCTACCGCGGTGGGCGTGGCCCGCTCCGCTGGGGAGGGATGCGCACCCCTCCTTACAGAGCCTATGAGTGTGTTTGTGGGGGGTGCTTtggttttggggctttttaaatGGCCCCTCAGTTTGTTAGAACAGTGCTTAAGGTGCTCAAGAAAAGCACGTTTCCTCCATCTTTGTGCTCTGCAGTTGGAGGGGGAACGTTGTGTAAAGCAGGTTCTGGGGAATCCTAATGGGGAGGTCCTGGTGTCCTCAAATGCCCTCTAAGGACAACAGCCCAATAAGCAACATCTAAACACAGTTAGGGAAATAGCTGCTTTCCTAGGATGTTGTTGATgctaaacacatttttttaatgtattagtTATGTAACTTATTTAGATtatacagtgaaaaaaatattagttgGTCTTTCTGGCCCAAATTCCTGAATCTAAGCTAGGTACTCCCCACAAGACTCAGTTCTTATTGCAGGGACATCTCCCTCTTGTGATAAAAGACACTCCTGATTAAAGATAAGTCTTTACTGTTCTTTTAGCTGTTGAAAGATTGTTCCAGAACATATCTGTAATTGTAGTCTGTCTGACATGCAGACAAAATAGTCTCTTTCTAGTTAATGACTTCCTCTTGATAAGGGGCCAAGACACTTTCCATGGGAGCCCATAAACTTGGGCATATGCTTGTCTTCAAAAGgtgcctgtgtgtgtttgcagagttgctgctttttcttttagttaTTCTGAGTGGTAGTTCTTAAATCCTGAGGTTTATTTGTGTGTCTCTTTATCTAGAACTGCCTATTAAAATTTAGTAGTTAATAACACTTTTAGAAGGCACCTGGTTTGagcatttctggttttgcatCAAGGAGATGTTGTTATAGAACTTGGTCACATGCAATTCCTAGTGTTTTCTGCTTGcatatttgaaaaaacaaacacaaaaaagtaaaattaaaaaaaaaaaaattagaaaaaattaatCCCTTTGGTACTATGTTTGTTCCAGCATGGATATTTGGTGAAGTGTCTTAACTTTTCACATAGTGATTTGACAAAGCTTTGTTAGGGATTCTTATATCCTACTGCAAATGAAACTACTTAGTAACACCACAGTCCTTATCTGCTGTAGTAAATACTGTTCTTTCTTTATATTGGATAATCTTAAGTTTTTAAACAGGATCTTTGAACCTAATAAGTTGATTTTTGGAGTTCCTGGCAGTGAAGTGGTTCACACACATTCTTCTCTTGCATGTATTGTAGAAAGGGTGACCTCCCTCTCCTTCCTACAATTGGGCCCCATCATTCCCACCTTCTCAGCCCAGGTGTTGCTGTGTCCAGTACTGGCATACTAAGATGCTTCCTAGGAGATTGATAGGTGTTAGAATTCCATGTCAAGCCAAAAGTGTTTAAACAATTACCATTACTTTGCTGGGTTTAGCAGCAGCTAACTTACCATGAGTCAGGAGAATATTTAGGTCCAGCTGAACATCATACTCAGAGTCCTGTCTGCAGCTGTTCAGTAACTGGGAAAAGCCACTGTGGTCAGCACTGTTCTTGTGCTGCTCCAGATTCTCTCAGGTGTGAGGTGAGAACCTTCTGGGATAGTGGGGACCAGTGCTGTGTCCCCAAGTAGGCAGGAATAAAGTACAGGAATGGGACAAATGTGTGATGGTAATTCCCTGACTGATGTCCTGGTTTTCATGGTTCAAGGAGTTCCTGAACTACAGGACTTCTCATATTTCTAATAGTTCttggtatatttttttttctgctaattttTGAGTTATGCCACCTCTTCAGTATCTGTGGAAGGAGCTGTGTGTTGGGAAGgaacacattttcttcttttccctggCACCTGCCAATTTCACCTGATGCTCAGTGACTCTTACTCTGGAAGAGGCAGCAAACAAGTCCCTAAAAAACTGTTACCCAGCCTTTGGAAAGAGAATGTCCTAAACAAACTAACCTGTTAATAATTTAACCCCTTCTTGTCAGAGTCCAATGGGAGTATTAACTCTGTTGTGTTCTGGAGGATGTCCTTACCAAATGGCAGCAGTACACTACTTTAGACATAAATATTATGAGAAAGGGAAGgcttttcatttctgaaaattaaagcTTTTGATATTTGTGAGTAATAAAGATCAAAACCTCGACTTAATACAATGTTATGCTGTACTTTTAATTCTCAACtatgaatctttttttttccttgtactaagagaataaaaatattcttaccTCTTTTCTTCCACACTAGGAGGCAAGTGAAGCCTACTTGGTTGGCCTGTTTGAAGACACCAACCTGTGTGCTATCCATGCCAAACGTGTCACAATCATGCCAAAAGATATCCAGCTAGCACGCCGCATACGTGGGGAGCGTGCCTAAAACCTCACCACGATGGGTTTGTCCTTCTCGAAGCAAAATCTTCTTCCTGTTATTGGTAGTAATGAACGTTAGATATTTTTTCCATGGGGTTAAAAGGTACCTTAAGTATATGGTTGCAAGTGGAAAAATAGGGGACAGAATTGGGTATTGGCaagttttctttccattttcatttgtgtgtggatttttaatataaacaaGGGgacataaaaaacaaacaatgtggtcaaaaaaaaaaataaaaacattaatcGTTGAAACTTGTTCACCAAAAcaactttataaaaaaaattataaataaaccTGTCAAATTTTTCTGGACAATGCcagcatttggatttttttaaacaagtaaATTTCTTATCAATGGCAACTAAATGGTGTTTGTAGCATTTTTATCATACAGTAGATTCCATCCATTCACTATACTTTTCTAACTGAGTTGTCCTACATGCAAGTACATGTTTTTAATGTTGTCTGTCTTCTGTGCTGTTCCTGTAAGTTTgctattaaaatacattaaatgatGCCTGGTTTTagtcttgatttttaaataatgggTTATATTGATTAAAAAGTGATTagtcttcccttcccttttgcTCTTCAATGCATGGCCCAATTCCTTGAAGCAGATCTAGGAAATGCTGGGGATACTGCCTTGGCTGAAGTAGTGTATATGCAAGGTTCTTTTAAGAGTGTAAAATTTTTCTGCTCCACATAAAAGCCAACGTGGTGTGTATAGTACCAGGTAGAGTCTGGAGCTGAACTGAgttctctgagctgcagcactaAGAAGCAGCAATCTCTTGTAATTTAGATTCCCTTCTTACTTGATTTACTGCTGGATTTGGAAGCATTTctgatttccattttttttagtATGGTATAAGTGGTGGAATGtagtggtttgggtttttctgtttgggggttttatttttcttgggtgtttttgttgtggtttaTTTTTACCCTTTTTCACTCCGTTAGTTTCTTGGTTTGTAGATGTTCCCTTTTTGGTTGACTACCTTTCTGTTTCAGTCACACCCTCTAGCATTTTTGAGAGCTTAGTCCACATGTGATTGGTTTCAGCTTGTACACCCAATCTAAAAGACACTGTTGTACCATTTTTGTTACAGTTCTTCACACAAGCAGTACTTGGACAGGGTGACACATTTGAAACTTACTGGGCTTTTATATTCTCTTGTAATTGCTGATGAAAGTTCACATGAAGAAATTTACTGCTAAAATTTAGTTCTGTGAAAactcagttttaattttttcccctgaaatttGTTTAAGGGTTCTGGCAGACCAGTCTGGAAACGAGTTATGTGCTGTAGCTCTTGATAGCTCTTGCAGATAATGAAATGAGCTCCACAGAAAAAACGTAGGTGGTGAACAGATTTCACCTCCATTCTaaggctcctgcagagcttATTTGCTGCTAACTTCTTTCAAGAGGTTTTGAGTGAGCTCTAAACACAAGTGAATTTGTCTGAAGATTTCCAAAGAGGATTAATAAAGATATATTATCTGCTTTGGTATCTTGAACAGAGAGccaaaaattacagaataaatCACATTATTCATAACTTGCTCAGCTTTGGTAATGAGTGCTGTCTGCCAGAGTTGTGCAAAGTAAAGTCTATTTAAATGGAGTAGCTTGTCACAGGCAAGACTAACGCTAGACAAAATGTGATCACATCCTTTTGATGCCAAGCAGTTCATAGCTATCAGCTGAAAATTAAGGAAGGCTTGTCTTGGAGCACCCAGAACAACAGAAATATCGAAGGTGAGCAACTGAGATTTAACTGACTTAAGATGTCACTTCTCTCTACTTGATCACAAGCCTGTTTAACTTACTATTAATGCATTTCACTATAATTAACTGCTTGTTTTGTCCTGTACTTCAGAATTCTGTTTCACTTATCAGTCAGCAGTGCTGCAAGCACCTACACAAACAGGTAATTAGGCTGGGagctttttattaaataatctGAAATTGAAGTATTGATaaggaaattttttcttttcttgggaTTATTAGGAAACCAAATCTTGGAATTTTGGCACTCAAATGAAATGCTGAGTTCTTTCTTTTTGAGAGAATTGGGGTGAGGAATATCCCAGTTTAACTGAGAGTGCAATTGTTCAAGGCAGAGTAAATCCTAATGGAAGACAAGGGGATCAGGAATCTGGGCAGATGACAACATTTTAGTGTGCAGTGCTTTACCTCCAGCTTAGGGATAAACTTGGCCTTTTTGAAAGTTGTGGTCCTAGGGATGCCAGGTGAATTCTATTAGTGATTAGCTGTCTGTGCCTGTATCAATGCCAAGAAACTTCAATTTCTAGAATAGTTTacctcttttcccctccttcccctccctactaattttgctgtttcctgGGCAATTCAGCTACAGCTGACATTTTGAATACCAGAAACAAGCTCTGGTCCTGTGGATGTGCTTCTGTGGAGCAGTTTAACTGTACTGGGTGGAGGGATGGATGTGGAGTGGCTCCTTGTTAGTAACAGTCACATTCAGAAGTTGAACATCTCTTTAAGATGTTGTTTGGTGCAAGTCCACAGCCCAACTTATTTTGGTGAAGTCCTTTATAAAGTGTATGTGATAAGTTGGTATTTAGGTCTCTGttttatatttgaattttaagCTGTATTGACTTATTTTTCCAGAGTAAGTACAAAACCTTATTTTAAGTTGGTTGCTTTGTACCAGCAACACAAAAAGCCAACTTGCTTACCAGAGCCAAAAAATTAATGTAGTGTCAAATAATTTCAGACACAAGATCAGCCCTTCTTGTAGCTTTATCAAATTCAACGGGCAGTTCCTGAGAGCTTTACTAACACGGAGCTCAAACCCAGCgtttcagattttatttaggAAAGTAACTTTCTGAATATAAAGTAACTAATGTTAGTGTAACTATGTTTTATTGTTGCGTCTCTAGGCCGTGTTCCTCCAGCCCTTTATCCCACCTGGCAGTAGCTATTAGGTTATCCTGATGCAGGCACCAGATTCCACTTCTTGATGAGACTGAAACCTCAGACTCACTATGGATTTGTGTCTCAAATCCATACTCCTGTGCCACCATTTTTGGTTAATTACCTAGAACTGGACTCTGCATATCCACTTGCTCTGAAGATCTGGAGCCTAATTTTAAGATTCAAGGTTTAATAAAATGCAGGCAATGTTCTggtgaaatattttgttcactgcaattttatttcttgctcaggaaaaaaaccacatgaCTTTTCTTGGCCTTCATAGGAGTAAGAACTTAATAATACTTTTCACATAACTTGGTTTCAAAGGCTGGAATTAAGAGGAGGAATTCTAGTGTCAGGATAGTTGTTGGGTTCTTTTTTATCCCTGGTCCAGATCAGGAGGGTATTGGGGAGCTTTTACTTGTGTGCTAGTCACATGCATAATGAATCATCCTCAGTGATGAGATGTTTCTGCACTAGGTGGATGCTGCAGACCTGTTTGTGCCAGGTTGGCCTCTAAATATTTTGTTGAATGGAAAACCACTgtttatgtatttcttttttattatttttatttttaatctgtgaGGAGGCTTTGATCTTTTGACCTTGGTAATACAATGTCAAAAAATAGCTGAGTGTGTAAAAAGCTTTACATCTGTCAATAGTAATGTTAAAAAGGGATTGTTAGGACTGGATAGGCATCTAGGATCTTAATGTAAGCTGCCTTTTTGATTGCCTTCCTGGGAATATTACCTGTTACATGATCACAACTGAATATATACACAagaaattacttattttaaatgaagagaCTTGCCTAATTCTGAGAAATGGCTGCAAAGTGCTGAGGCTTGAGAATGCTCTCAGTTGCATCACACCTAGGCTgaaactttctgctttttccttggtGGTGATCCTTactgtccctctgcagcactaaCACCAAAGATCAGGACACTAGGgtaaaatcccacaaaaaacaaGCTTGAGGTCAAAGGCAGGGCATGTGTGCTCTCCAAGTCAACATCACATTGCTCTTCAGTGGGAAATAAGCCTGGAGTTTCTGTCCATCTCTCTTGAGAACACATTTGTAGGTTTATATGTAGATCGTGGTTTGAGATGTGCGCTCACATTCTCTGCTGTTTTGTCCCTtgccagcagcatctccctcatctccttctgcaggCAGGCTATTACACACAGCAGGGCCTCTAGCAGCAGGGGTGCTTTATGTTACTGAAAGCTCCTGTGATGTCAGAaagatttaagaagaaaaacaaaaaaatccccacagctctggaaaCCACTTGTGTCTCCTGATGGTGTCAGGACTGGGGGTTCTCACCCTGCTCCCTTGAGAGGAGCTGCCCTCACCTCCTCTTGGTGCTCATGTCTGTGCTGTTTCATGGGAGCATCCCAGGCAAATCCAGCTGGAAATTGTCTGTTGCCTATACATcgcagagagagggagagctAATCCCAGGTGCATTGGTGATAAATGTTGACCCTTGGGTTTGCCCCTGAGCAGTTGCTATCCTCTCCTGCCAACCCAGATTTGCAAGTTTTGTGATTTCAGCTCCTTTAGTTGAGTTGATGAGGGGTATATTCTCTcttctgcagcagtgccagccctgctcaggccTCCCTCTCTCAGTGCATCACCGCCTGGCAGCCGAGCCGCTGTCAGGCTGCCAGGTGAACACATGGGCACGATGGCAGAGCCGGGGATGGCAGCATGGGCGTCCCAGCTGGAGCGGGCAGCGCTGCGGGGTGCGTGTCCCTGCGGTGGAGCCGCTGCCAGCAGCCCCGGCGCGGCTGAGTCGGGCACGGGAGCGCGGCCAGGCTGGGCGGGCACACCGCAGGGA belongs to Oenanthe melanoleuca isolate GR-GAL-2019-014 chromosome 3, OMel1.0, whole genome shotgun sequence and includes:
- the LOC130251207 gene encoding histone H3.3A, with translation MARTKQTARKSTGGKAPRKQLATKAARKSAPSTGGVKKPHRYRPGTVALREIRRYQKSTELLIRKLPFQRLVREIAQDFKTDLRFQSAAIGALQEASEAYLVGLFEDTNLCAIHAKRVTIMPKDIQLARRIRGERA